The bacterium genome includes a region encoding these proteins:
- a CDS encoding NHL repeat-containing protein, with product MNKMIKYYLALLLLLPVWARADFGDNPGEYSFPAGVALDGQGHIYVTELGNDRVQKFSPELEPLQSWGRFGQDSADYDDPVSLTIAPDGNIYTVDSGNRRILVSDQEGIQLYQLPLPDSSRCYGIVIAANGNIYLSDQSQDMIYTLNSDGLMLETIGQSGSQPGQLRKPRGLVFDGEGRLYVVDTGNNRICVFSPQGEYLSSWGSYGENEGEFDSPSGIAISSNGQIFVTDSGNDRFQEFSLDGVFQSSGGSSGNGDNQFYNPQGITLDESGNLYIVDCDNHRIQSFPTQ from the coding sequence ATGAATAAAATGATCAAATATTATCTGGCCCTGCTGTTGTTGCTGCCGGTCTGGGCCAGGGCCGATTTCGGGGACAACCCCGGCGAGTATTCCTTTCCTGCCGGGGTGGCGCTGGATGGGCAGGGCCACATCTATGTGACGGAGCTGGGAAATGACCGGGTCCAAAAATTCAGCCCCGAGCTTGAGCCTCTGCAAAGCTGGGGCCGTTTTGGACAGGACTCGGCTGATTATGACGACCCGGTTTCACTGACCATTGCTCCTGACGGCAACATCTACACGGTGGACAGCGGCAACCGCCGGATACTGGTGTCCGACCAGGAAGGCATCCAGTTGTACCAGCTCCCCCTGCCGGACTCATCCCGCTGCTACGGGATCGTCATTGCCGCCAACGGCAACATCTATCTCAGCGACCAATCGCAGGACATGATCTACACCTTGAATTCCGACGGACTGATGTTGGAAACTATCGGCCAGTCCGGCAGCCAGCCCGGCCAGCTGCGCAAACCCCGGGGCCTGGTCTTTGACGGCGAAGGCCGCCTTTATGTGGTTGACACCGGAAATAACCGGATCTGCGTCTTTTCACCCCAGGGTGAATATCTTTCCAGCTGGGGATCCTACGGCGAAAATGAAGGGGAGTTTGATTCGCCCTCCGGCATCGCCATCAGCTCCAACGGTCAGATCTTCGTCACCGATTCCGGCAATGACCGTTTCCAGGAATTTTCCCTGGACGGAGTTTTTCAAAGTTCAGGCGGCAGCAGCGGGAACGGGGACAATCAGTTTTATAATCCCCAGGGAATCACTCTGGATGAAAGCGGGAACCTTTATATCGTGGACTGCGACAACCACCGGATCCAGTCTTT
- the priA gene encoding primosomal protein N' produces the protein MSSTNLKYAEVALPLPGSRPFTYEIPEKMGGSLCPGMRVRVPLGSREMMGYVVGLSGTTGHKAKLILEIPDQEPVLSPGLLELTGWAASYYGCAWGEAIRAALPPGLDARQKALISVREGAVNDEVEPEGLALLDLLKERGESAEYFILQRFGPGIKPVINRLAAKGTLERRLAWQKPVATKLQRWLIFRDLAELPARALKQRALLEKLSREKEIPPDGISTGQAAAAALVKKGLASWESRQSVRLPRTDYAETAKAEPVLTGEQSQALELISRDLEQRRFRVNLIHGVTGSGKTELYLQAARQAVKLGRSVLILVPEIGLTSQMISRAQSKLGQVALWHSGMSQGERLDAWEMLRQGKVRVVVGTRSAVFAPLPDLGLIVVDEEHDPSYKQSDARPYYHARDLAIVRAKAEGASVILGSATPSVESYHKAEAGKFRLFRWEKRAGNSMLPRVVLVDLKSQLSGPGLISAPLEQAISDALGQNSQVMLLLNRRGFAPYVQCRRCGQIVSCPNCSISLTYHLKGPKMLCHYCGYFRKPLDACPACHSGDFVFNAKGVQGLEEELGKKFPKAGVLRMDADTTGRKGAHQRLLQSFYNKEAMILLGTQMIAKGHDFPGVSLVGIINVDDILGLPDFRSQERAFQLVSQMSGRAGRGEHPGLVMVQTRLPENPVMAWAKEHDYQGFWKQEINDRREHGYPPFSHLALVTVSAGQEQPGASFAGLLAQRAQSVKGEAELLGPVPSPVFRLKGRYRWQLLIKAPRPSVLQAVIRGLDLPLPPGVKTSVEIDPVSLF, from the coding sequence TTGTCAAGTACCAATTTAAAATACGCCGAGGTGGCCCTGCCGCTGCCTGGCAGCCGTCCATTTACTTATGAGATCCCGGAGAAAATGGGGGGCAGTCTTTGCCCGGGGATGCGGGTGCGGGTGCCTTTGGGCAGCCGGGAGATGATGGGCTATGTGGTGGGGCTGTCCGGGACCACCGGTCACAAAGCCAAACTCATACTGGAAATCCCAGATCAGGAGCCGGTTTTAAGCCCAGGCCTGCTGGAACTCACCGGCTGGGCCGCTTCCTATTACGGCTGCGCCTGGGGCGAGGCCATCAGGGCCGCTCTGCCTCCGGGACTGGATGCCAGGCAAAAGGCGCTGATCTCCGTCAGGGAAGGGGCGGTGAACGATGAGGTTGAGCCGGAAGGCCTGGCCTTGCTGGATCTGCTTAAGGAACGGGGGGAGAGCGCCGAATATTTCATCCTTCAGCGTTTTGGCCCCGGGATCAAGCCGGTGATCAACCGGCTGGCGGCCAAAGGAACCCTGGAAAGAAGGCTGGCCTGGCAGAAACCGGTTGCAACCAAACTGCAAAGGTGGCTGATTTTCAGGGATCTGGCAGAGCTCCCGGCCCGGGCGCTTAAGCAGAGGGCGCTGCTGGAAAAACTGAGCCGGGAAAAGGAGATCCCCCCGGACGGGATATCAACCGGCCAGGCCGCCGCCGCCGCTTTGGTGAAAAAAGGTCTGGCCAGCTGGGAGAGCCGCCAGTCGGTAAGGCTGCCCCGGACCGATTACGCCGAAACAGCCAAAGCCGAACCGGTCCTGACCGGAGAACAATCCCAGGCCCTGGAACTTATCAGCCGTGATCTGGAACAAAGAAGATTCAGGGTGAACCTGATCCACGGCGTCACCGGAAGCGGCAAGACCGAACTCTACCTTCAGGCCGCCCGGCAGGCTGTCAAGCTGGGGCGCTCGGTGCTGATACTGGTGCCGGAGATAGGACTGACCTCCCAGATGATATCCCGGGCCCAGTCCAAGCTGGGGCAGGTGGCCCTGTGGCACAGCGGGATGAGCCAGGGCGAAAGGCTGGATGCCTGGGAAATGCTAAGGCAGGGGAAAGTGCGGGTGGTGGTGGGAACCCGTTCGGCGGTCTTTGCCCCTTTGCCGGACCTGGGACTGATAGTGGTGGACGAGGAGCACGATCCTTCCTACAAGCAATCAGACGCCCGGCCATATTATCACGCCAGGGACCTGGCCATTGTCCGGGCCAAGGCCGAAGGGGCTTCGGTGATACTGGGCTCGGCCACGCCCTCGGTGGAAAGCTACCATAAGGCCGAGGCCGGAAAATTCCGGCTGTTCCGTTGGGAAAAGAGGGCGGGAAATTCAATGCTGCCCCGGGTGGTGCTGGTGGACCTGAAATCCCAGTTATCAGGACCGGGCCTGATCTCGGCCCCGCTGGAGCAGGCCATCTCAGACGCTTTGGGGCAAAACAGCCAGGTGATGCTGCTTTTGAACCGGAGGGGTTTTGCCCCCTATGTCCAATGCCGGCGCTGCGGGCAGATCGTCAGCTGCCCCAACTGCAGCATCAGCCTGACCTATCATCTTAAGGGCCCCAAAATGCTCTGCCATTACTGCGGATATTTCCGCAAACCATTGGATGCCTGTCCGGCCTGCCATTCCGGGGATTTTGTTTTCAACGCCAAAGGGGTTCAGGGGCTGGAAGAGGAACTGGGGAAAAAGTTCCCCAAAGCCGGAGTGCTGCGGATGGACGCCGATACCACCGGGCGCAAGGGGGCGCACCAGCGTTTGCTGCAGAGCTTCTACAATAAGGAAGCCATGATCCTGCTGGGAACCCAGATGATCGCCAAGGGGCATGATTTCCCGGGGGTCTCGCTGGTGGGCATCATCAATGTGGATGACATTCTGGGCCTGCCCGATTTCAGGTCGCAGGAACGGGCCTTCCAACTGGTATCCCAGATGTCCGGGAGGGCCGGACGGGGGGAGCACCCGGGCCTGGTGATGGTTCAGACCAGGCTCCCCGAAAACCCGGTGATGGCCTGGGCCAAAGAGCACGATTACCAGGGCTTTTGGAAGCAGGAGATCAATGACCGGAGGGAGCATGGCTACCCGCCTTTCTCGCATCTGGCGCTGGTGACGGTATCGGCAGGCCAGGAACAGCCCGGGGCAAGCTTTGCCGGGCTGCTGGCCCAAAGGGCGCAATCAGTCAAAGGCGAAGCCGAGCTGCTGGGTCCGGTCCCGTCCCCGGTATTCCGCCTAAAGGGACGCTACCGCTGGCAGCTCCTGATCAAGGCCCCAAGGCCGTCGGTTCTGCAGGCGGTGATAAGAGGTCTGGACCTTCCGCTGCCCCCGGGGGTCAAAACCAGCGTGGAGATTGACCCGGTGTCACTGTTTTAA